One window of the Dromaius novaehollandiae isolate bDroNov1 chromosome 25, bDroNov1.hap1, whole genome shotgun sequence genome contains the following:
- the LOC112988106 gene encoding transducin-like enhancer protein 1 isoform X3, translated as MFPQNRPPAHLQAPSAASGATVAASAIPAAPQSLKLTYPETLDRIKEEFQFLQNQYHSLKLECEKLATEKTEIQRHYVMYYEMSYGLNIEMHKQTEIAKRLNVICAQLIPFLSQEHQQQVVQAVERAKQVTMTDLNAAIGHQLQTQHLSHHAPPIPLTPHPSGLQPPGLAGLGGASGLLALSGALGAQAQLLAKDDRGGHDAEHRERDPGPGSDADKSEDNLVVDEDPSSPHSVHSYSSRENGVEKVPLGRKEAVPLSPTSMASSSSASPSRSRDAPAVEKAGTPSLKPSTPTSQDAAPGAGSGAPQFRPAATAAKALDPLALGLRTPLGVQSPYSAAFGMAHPAVNGDVAGSGAYAGLHLVSPQLNGAAAAVGAGSYGRSPLVGYDPHPHMRVPGLAAGMQVGTSGKPAYSFHVSADGQMQPVPFPPDALVGSGIPRHARQLHTLTHGEVVCAVTISNSTRHVYTGGKGCVKVWDVGQPGTKTAVAQLDCLNRDNYIRSCKLLPDGRSLIVGGEASTLSIWDLAAPTPRIKAELTSSAPACYALAISPDAKVCFSCCSDGNIVVWDLQNQTLVRQFQGHTDGASCIDISNDGTKLWTGGLDNTVRCWDLREGRQLQQHDFSSQIFSLGYCPTGEWLAVGMESSNVEILHVTKPDKYQLHLHDSCVLSLKFASCGKWFVSTGKDNLLNAWRTPYGASIFQSKESSSVLSCDVSTDDQFIVTGSGDKKATVYEVIY; from the exons ATGTTCCCGCAAAACCGGCCCCCG GCCCATCTCCAGGCCCCCTCCGCTGCTTCGGGCGCCACGGTGGCCGCCAGCGCCATCCCTGCCGCCCCGCAGTCCCTGAAGCTGACTTACCCGGAGACCCTGGACCGCATCAAGGAGGAATTCCAGTTCCTGCAAAACCAATACCACAG CTTGAAGTTAGAATGTGAAAAGCTggcaacagaaaaaacagaaatccagCGTCATTATGTCATG TACTACGAGATGTCCTACGGCCTGAACATCGAGATGCACAAGCAG ACGGAGATCGCCAAGCGGCTCAACGTGATCTGTGCCCAGCTCATCCCGTTCCTGTCTCAGGAG caccagcagcaggtGGTCCAGGCCGTGGAGCGGGCGAAGCAGGTGACTATGACCGACCTGAACGCGGCGATTGGG caccagctccaaACGCAGCACCTCTCCCACCACGCGCCCCCCATCCCGCTGACCCCCCACCCCtcggggctgcagccccccggcctgGCCGGCCTCGGCGGTGCCTCGGGGCTGCTGGCGCTCTCGGGGGCCCTGGGGGCCCAGGCCCAGCTCCTGGCCAAGGACGACCGGGGCGGCCACGACGCCGAGCACAGAG AGCGGGACCCCGGCCCC GGCAGCGATGCGGACAAAAGCGAGGACAACTTggtggtggatgag GACCCCTCGTCCCCGCACAGCGTCCACTCCTACTCGTCCCGGGAGAACGGCGTGGAGAAGGTCCCGCTGGGAAGGAAGGAGGCCGTGCCGCTGAGCCCCACCTCCatggcctcctccagcagcgccTCCCCGTCCCGCAGCCGGGATGCGCCCGCG GTGGAGAAGGCCGGCACCCCCAGCCTGAAGCCCAGCACGCCCACGTCGCAGGATGCGGCCCCAGGCGCCGGCAGCGGCGCCCCACAGTTCCGCCCTGCGGCCACCGCCGCCAAGGCCCTGGACCCCCTAG CCCTGGGCCTGCGGACCCCCCTGGGCGTGCAGAGCCCCTACTCGGCCGCCTTCGGCATGGCTCACCCCGCCGTCAACGGGGACGTGGCCGGGAGCGGCGCCTACGCCGGCCTCCACCTCGTGTCCCCCCAGCTCaacggggccgcggccgcggtgGGCGCCGGGAGCTACGGACGGTCCCCGCTG GTTGGCTACGACCCCCACCCGCACATGCGCGTCCCGGGACTGGCAGCTGGCATGCAAGTGGGGACGTCGGGGAAACC CGCCTACTCCTTCCACGTCAGCGCCGACGGGCAGATGCAGCCCGTGCCCTTCCCGCCCGACGCCCTCGTCGGCTCCGGCATCCCCCGGCACGCGCGGCAGCTCCACACCCTGACCCACGGCGAGGTGGTCTGCGCTGTCACCATCAGCAACTCCACGCGGCACGTCTACACGGGGGGCAAGGGCTGTGTGAAGGTGTGGGACGTGGGGCAGCCGGGCACCAAGACGGCCGTGGCGCAGCTGGACTGCTTG AACCGGGACAACTACATCCGCTCCTGCAAGCTGCTCCCCGACGGCCGCAGCCTCATCGTGGGGGGGGAGGCCAGCACCCTGTCCATCTGGGACCTGGCTGCCCCCACGCCCCGCATCAAGGCCGAGCTCACCTCCTCCGCGCCCGCCTGCTACGCCCTGGCCATCAGCCCCGACGCCAAGGtctgcttctcctgctgcagcgACGGCAACATCGTGGTGTGGGACCTGCAGAACCAGACTCTGGTCAG GCAGTTTCAAGGCCACACGGACGGTGCAAGCTGCATCGACATCTCCAATGACGGTACCAAGCTGTGGACAGGGGGGCTGGACAACACGGTGCGGTGCTGGGACCTGCGGGAAGGGCGTCAGCTGCAGCAGCACGACTTCAGCTCGCAG ATCTTCTCCCTGGGGTACTGCCCCACGGGCGAGTGGCTGGCTGTCGGCATGGAGAGCAGCAACGTGGAGATCCTGCACGTGACCAAACCGGACAAGTACCAGCTGCACCTCCACGACAGCTGCGTCCTCTCCCTCAAGTTTGCCTCGTGCG GGAAGTGGTTTGTGAGCACGGGGAAGGACAATCTGCTCAACGCCTGGCGGACGCCCTATGGGGCCAGCATCTTCCAG TCCAAGGAGTCCTCCTCCGTCCTCAGCTGCGACGTTTCCACCGATGACCAGTTCATTGTCACGGGCTCAGGGGACAAGAAGGCGACAGTTTACGAGGTCATTTACTGA
- the LOC112988106 gene encoding transducin-like enhancer protein 1 isoform X1 translates to MFPQNRPPAHLQAPSAASGATVAASAIPAAPQSLKLTYPETLDRIKEEFQFLQNQYHSLKLECEKLATEKTEIQRHYVMYYEMSYGLNIEMHKQTEIAKRLNVICAQLIPFLSQEHQQQVVQAVERAKQVTMTDLNAAIGHQLQTQHLSHHAPPIPLTPHPSGLQPPGLAGLGGASGLLALSGALGAQAQLLAKDDRGGHDAEHRERDPGPSSLALPNGERARAISEYLSSSKKRKVEDKDFATDYGSDADKSEDNLVVDEDPSSPHSVHSYSSRENGVEKVPLGRKEAVPLSPTSMASSSSASPSRSRDAPAVEKAGTPSLKPSTPTSQDAAPGAGSGAPQFRPAATAAKALDPLALGLRTPLGVQSPYSAAFGMAHPAVNGDVAGSGAYAGLHLVSPQLNGAAAAVGAGSYGRSPLVGYDPHPHMRVPGLAAGMQVGTSGKPAYSFHVSADGQMQPVPFPPDALVGSGIPRHARQLHTLTHGEVVCAVTISNSTRHVYTGGKGCVKVWDVGQPGTKTAVAQLDCLNRDNYIRSCKLLPDGRSLIVGGEASTLSIWDLAAPTPRIKAELTSSAPACYALAISPDAKVCFSCCSDGNIVVWDLQNQTLVRQFQGHTDGASCIDISNDGTKLWTGGLDNTVRCWDLREGRQLQQHDFSSQIFSLGYCPTGEWLAVGMESSNVEILHVTKPDKYQLHLHDSCVLSLKFASCGKWFVSTGKDNLLNAWRTPYGASIFQSKESSSVLSCDVSTDDQFIVTGSGDKKATVYEVIY, encoded by the exons ATGTTCCCGCAAAACCGGCCCCCG GCCCATCTCCAGGCCCCCTCCGCTGCTTCGGGCGCCACGGTGGCCGCCAGCGCCATCCCTGCCGCCCCGCAGTCCCTGAAGCTGACTTACCCGGAGACCCTGGACCGCATCAAGGAGGAATTCCAGTTCCTGCAAAACCAATACCACAG CTTGAAGTTAGAATGTGAAAAGCTggcaacagaaaaaacagaaatccagCGTCATTATGTCATG TACTACGAGATGTCCTACGGCCTGAACATCGAGATGCACAAGCAG ACGGAGATCGCCAAGCGGCTCAACGTGATCTGTGCCCAGCTCATCCCGTTCCTGTCTCAGGAG caccagcagcaggtGGTCCAGGCCGTGGAGCGGGCGAAGCAGGTGACTATGACCGACCTGAACGCGGCGATTGGG caccagctccaaACGCAGCACCTCTCCCACCACGCGCCCCCCATCCCGCTGACCCCCCACCCCtcggggctgcagccccccggcctgGCCGGCCTCGGCGGTGCCTCGGGGCTGCTGGCGCTCTCGGGGGCCCTGGGGGCCCAGGCCCAGCTCCTGGCCAAGGACGACCGGGGCGGCCACGACGCCGAGCACAGAG AGCGGGACCCCGGCCCC AGCTCCCTGGCGCTGCCCAACGGGGAGCGGGCGCGGGCCATCTCCGAGTACCTGAGCAGCAGCAAGAAGAGGAAGGTGGAGGACAAGGACTTTGCCACGGACTAC GGCAGCGATGCGGACAAAAGCGAGGACAACTTggtggtggatgag GACCCCTCGTCCCCGCACAGCGTCCACTCCTACTCGTCCCGGGAGAACGGCGTGGAGAAGGTCCCGCTGGGAAGGAAGGAGGCCGTGCCGCTGAGCCCCACCTCCatggcctcctccagcagcgccTCCCCGTCCCGCAGCCGGGATGCGCCCGCG GTGGAGAAGGCCGGCACCCCCAGCCTGAAGCCCAGCACGCCCACGTCGCAGGATGCGGCCCCAGGCGCCGGCAGCGGCGCCCCACAGTTCCGCCCTGCGGCCACCGCCGCCAAGGCCCTGGACCCCCTAG CCCTGGGCCTGCGGACCCCCCTGGGCGTGCAGAGCCCCTACTCGGCCGCCTTCGGCATGGCTCACCCCGCCGTCAACGGGGACGTGGCCGGGAGCGGCGCCTACGCCGGCCTCCACCTCGTGTCCCCCCAGCTCaacggggccgcggccgcggtgGGCGCCGGGAGCTACGGACGGTCCCCGCTG GTTGGCTACGACCCCCACCCGCACATGCGCGTCCCGGGACTGGCAGCTGGCATGCAAGTGGGGACGTCGGGGAAACC CGCCTACTCCTTCCACGTCAGCGCCGACGGGCAGATGCAGCCCGTGCCCTTCCCGCCCGACGCCCTCGTCGGCTCCGGCATCCCCCGGCACGCGCGGCAGCTCCACACCCTGACCCACGGCGAGGTGGTCTGCGCTGTCACCATCAGCAACTCCACGCGGCACGTCTACACGGGGGGCAAGGGCTGTGTGAAGGTGTGGGACGTGGGGCAGCCGGGCACCAAGACGGCCGTGGCGCAGCTGGACTGCTTG AACCGGGACAACTACATCCGCTCCTGCAAGCTGCTCCCCGACGGCCGCAGCCTCATCGTGGGGGGGGAGGCCAGCACCCTGTCCATCTGGGACCTGGCTGCCCCCACGCCCCGCATCAAGGCCGAGCTCACCTCCTCCGCGCCCGCCTGCTACGCCCTGGCCATCAGCCCCGACGCCAAGGtctgcttctcctgctgcagcgACGGCAACATCGTGGTGTGGGACCTGCAGAACCAGACTCTGGTCAG GCAGTTTCAAGGCCACACGGACGGTGCAAGCTGCATCGACATCTCCAATGACGGTACCAAGCTGTGGACAGGGGGGCTGGACAACACGGTGCGGTGCTGGGACCTGCGGGAAGGGCGTCAGCTGCAGCAGCACGACTTCAGCTCGCAG ATCTTCTCCCTGGGGTACTGCCCCACGGGCGAGTGGCTGGCTGTCGGCATGGAGAGCAGCAACGTGGAGATCCTGCACGTGACCAAACCGGACAAGTACCAGCTGCACCTCCACGACAGCTGCGTCCTCTCCCTCAAGTTTGCCTCGTGCG GGAAGTGGTTTGTGAGCACGGGGAAGGACAATCTGCTCAACGCCTGGCGGACGCCCTATGGGGCCAGCATCTTCCAG TCCAAGGAGTCCTCCTCCGTCCTCAGCTGCGACGTTTCCACCGATGACCAGTTCATTGTCACGGGCTCAGGGGACAAGAAGGCGACAGTTTACGAGGTCATTTACTGA
- the LOC112988106 gene encoding transducin-like enhancer protein 1 isoform X2 — MFPQNRPPAHLQAPSAASGATVAASAIPAAPQSLKLTYPETLDRIKEEFQFLQNQYHSLKLECEKLATEKTEIQRHYVMYYEMSYGLNIEMHKQTEIAKRLNVICAQLIPFLSQEHQQQVVQAVERAKQHQLQTQHLSHHAPPIPLTPHPSGLQPPGLAGLGGASGLLALSGALGAQAQLLAKDDRGGHDAEHRERDPGPSSLALPNGERARAISEYLSSSKKRKVEDKDFATDYGSDADKSEDNLVVDEDPSSPHSVHSYSSRENGVEKVPLGRKEAVPLSPTSMASSSSASPSRSRDAPAVEKAGTPSLKPSTPTSQDAAPGAGSGAPQFRPAATAAKALDPLALGLRTPLGVQSPYSAAFGMAHPAVNGDVAGSGAYAGLHLVSPQLNGAAAAVGAGSYGRSPLVGYDPHPHMRVPGLAAGMQVGTSGKPAYSFHVSADGQMQPVPFPPDALVGSGIPRHARQLHTLTHGEVVCAVTISNSTRHVYTGGKGCVKVWDVGQPGTKTAVAQLDCLNRDNYIRSCKLLPDGRSLIVGGEASTLSIWDLAAPTPRIKAELTSSAPACYALAISPDAKVCFSCCSDGNIVVWDLQNQTLVRQFQGHTDGASCIDISNDGTKLWTGGLDNTVRCWDLREGRQLQQHDFSSQIFSLGYCPTGEWLAVGMESSNVEILHVTKPDKYQLHLHDSCVLSLKFASCGKWFVSTGKDNLLNAWRTPYGASIFQSKESSSVLSCDVSTDDQFIVTGSGDKKATVYEVIY, encoded by the exons ATGTTCCCGCAAAACCGGCCCCCG GCCCATCTCCAGGCCCCCTCCGCTGCTTCGGGCGCCACGGTGGCCGCCAGCGCCATCCCTGCCGCCCCGCAGTCCCTGAAGCTGACTTACCCGGAGACCCTGGACCGCATCAAGGAGGAATTCCAGTTCCTGCAAAACCAATACCACAG CTTGAAGTTAGAATGTGAAAAGCTggcaacagaaaaaacagaaatccagCGTCATTATGTCATG TACTACGAGATGTCCTACGGCCTGAACATCGAGATGCACAAGCAG ACGGAGATCGCCAAGCGGCTCAACGTGATCTGTGCCCAGCTCATCCCGTTCCTGTCTCAGGAG caccagcagcaggtGGTCCAGGCCGTGGAGCGGGCGAAGCAG caccagctccaaACGCAGCACCTCTCCCACCACGCGCCCCCCATCCCGCTGACCCCCCACCCCtcggggctgcagccccccggcctgGCCGGCCTCGGCGGTGCCTCGGGGCTGCTGGCGCTCTCGGGGGCCCTGGGGGCCCAGGCCCAGCTCCTGGCCAAGGACGACCGGGGCGGCCACGACGCCGAGCACAGAG AGCGGGACCCCGGCCCC AGCTCCCTGGCGCTGCCCAACGGGGAGCGGGCGCGGGCCATCTCCGAGTACCTGAGCAGCAGCAAGAAGAGGAAGGTGGAGGACAAGGACTTTGCCACGGACTAC GGCAGCGATGCGGACAAAAGCGAGGACAACTTggtggtggatgag GACCCCTCGTCCCCGCACAGCGTCCACTCCTACTCGTCCCGGGAGAACGGCGTGGAGAAGGTCCCGCTGGGAAGGAAGGAGGCCGTGCCGCTGAGCCCCACCTCCatggcctcctccagcagcgccTCCCCGTCCCGCAGCCGGGATGCGCCCGCG GTGGAGAAGGCCGGCACCCCCAGCCTGAAGCCCAGCACGCCCACGTCGCAGGATGCGGCCCCAGGCGCCGGCAGCGGCGCCCCACAGTTCCGCCCTGCGGCCACCGCCGCCAAGGCCCTGGACCCCCTAG CCCTGGGCCTGCGGACCCCCCTGGGCGTGCAGAGCCCCTACTCGGCCGCCTTCGGCATGGCTCACCCCGCCGTCAACGGGGACGTGGCCGGGAGCGGCGCCTACGCCGGCCTCCACCTCGTGTCCCCCCAGCTCaacggggccgcggccgcggtgGGCGCCGGGAGCTACGGACGGTCCCCGCTG GTTGGCTACGACCCCCACCCGCACATGCGCGTCCCGGGACTGGCAGCTGGCATGCAAGTGGGGACGTCGGGGAAACC CGCCTACTCCTTCCACGTCAGCGCCGACGGGCAGATGCAGCCCGTGCCCTTCCCGCCCGACGCCCTCGTCGGCTCCGGCATCCCCCGGCACGCGCGGCAGCTCCACACCCTGACCCACGGCGAGGTGGTCTGCGCTGTCACCATCAGCAACTCCACGCGGCACGTCTACACGGGGGGCAAGGGCTGTGTGAAGGTGTGGGACGTGGGGCAGCCGGGCACCAAGACGGCCGTGGCGCAGCTGGACTGCTTG AACCGGGACAACTACATCCGCTCCTGCAAGCTGCTCCCCGACGGCCGCAGCCTCATCGTGGGGGGGGAGGCCAGCACCCTGTCCATCTGGGACCTGGCTGCCCCCACGCCCCGCATCAAGGCCGAGCTCACCTCCTCCGCGCCCGCCTGCTACGCCCTGGCCATCAGCCCCGACGCCAAGGtctgcttctcctgctgcagcgACGGCAACATCGTGGTGTGGGACCTGCAGAACCAGACTCTGGTCAG GCAGTTTCAAGGCCACACGGACGGTGCAAGCTGCATCGACATCTCCAATGACGGTACCAAGCTGTGGACAGGGGGGCTGGACAACACGGTGCGGTGCTGGGACCTGCGGGAAGGGCGTCAGCTGCAGCAGCACGACTTCAGCTCGCAG ATCTTCTCCCTGGGGTACTGCCCCACGGGCGAGTGGCTGGCTGTCGGCATGGAGAGCAGCAACGTGGAGATCCTGCACGTGACCAAACCGGACAAGTACCAGCTGCACCTCCACGACAGCTGCGTCCTCTCCCTCAAGTTTGCCTCGTGCG GGAAGTGGTTTGTGAGCACGGGGAAGGACAATCTGCTCAACGCCTGGCGGACGCCCTATGGGGCCAGCATCTTCCAG TCCAAGGAGTCCTCCTCCGTCCTCAGCTGCGACGTTTCCACCGATGACCAGTTCATTGTCACGGGCTCAGGGGACAAGAAGGCGACAGTTTACGAGGTCATTTACTGA